A window from Vanessa cardui chromosome 21, ilVanCard2.1, whole genome shotgun sequence encodes these proteins:
- the LOC124538832 gene encoding phosphatidylinositol-binding clathrin assembly protein LAP isoform X8, which translates to MSGLNVRMAGQTINDRLLAARHSIAGQGLAKSVCKATTEEMIAPKKKHLDYLVHCTNEPNVSIPQLANLLVERTQNTNWVVVYKALITVHHLLAYGNERFTQYLASSNSTFQLSNFLDKSGVQGAAGARIGYDMSPFIRRYAKYLNEKALSYRTVAFDFCKVKRGKEEGSLRMMNAEKLLKTLPVLQAQLDALLEFDCTANDLTNGVINMCFMLLFRDLIRLFACYNDGIINLLEKYFDMNKKNCRDALDLYKKFLIRMDRVGEFLKVAENVGIDKGDIPDLTKAPSSLLDALEGHLATLEGKKGSAANTPTQTASAQKNVASVMGALSSTSTSFGNAAEQAHNGSLLIDDSLRRQALAEEEAAMNQYKVQLYQGVELTGEEDVTQLSEQFNKVQSPGGAASNPFASAADLFAPAPADAPSKASDDLLALGNPFADMFAAAPGGGAPAWQSNGFGAFPAAAPASAFVSEANFTNVFSNTDSGQQQPQQQPGKVLTGDLDSSLAQLANNLTINKTATAQKPMQWSSPKNASKPGAAWSPQPIQATTGAGYRPMQQPAMVMGMNSSPMMPMGAMPPMRPAIPPQPANQFS; encoded by the exons ACTTAGTCCACTGCACAAACGAACCGAACGTGTCAATACCGCAGCTCGCCAACCTGCTAGTGGAGCGTACACAGAACACCAATTGGGTGGTGGTTTATAAAGCATTGATCACGGTTCATCATCTACTAGCATATGGAAATGAG CGGTTCACACAATACTTAGCGTCGAGTAATTCAACGTTTCAACTAAGTAATTTCCTAGATAAAAGTGGAGTGCAAG GCGCGGCCGGGGCCCGGATCG GCTATGATATGTCGCCGTTTATCCGGCGCTATGCCAAATACCTCAACGAGAAGGCACTCTCCTATAGAACCGTTGCCTTCGACTTCTGCAAGGTGAAAAGGGG TAAGGAGGAAGGTTCCCTGCGCATGATGAACGCCGAGAAGTTACTCAAGACGCTGCCGGTGCTGCAGGCTCAGCTCGACGCCTTGCTCGAGTTCGACTGCACCGCCAACGATCTCACAAACGGTGTCATCAACATGTGCTTTATGTTGCTGTTTAGAGATCTCATCAG ATTGTTCGCTTGCTACAACGATGGTATCATCAATCTCCTGGAGAAGTACTTTGACATGAACAAAAAGAACTGTCGGGATGCTCTCGACCTCTATAAGAAATTCCTCATCAGGATGGATAGGGTCGGAGAGTTTTTGAAG GTAGCGGAAAATGTTGGTATCGACAAGGGTGATATACCAGATCTTACCAAAGCGCCCAGCAGTCTGCTCGACGCCCTAGAGGGTCATCTCGCGACCTTGGAAGGCAAGAAAGGTTCCGCTGCCAACACGCCCACACAGACTGCGAG cgCGCAGAAGAACGTGGCGAGCGTGATGGGCGCTCTGTCGTCGACGTCGACGTCGTTCGGTAACGCGGCCGAGCAGGCTCACAACGGCAGCCTGCTCATAGACGACTCGCTGCGCCGCCAGGCCCTCGCCGAGGAGGAGGCAGCAATGAACCAGTacaag GTACAATTATACCAGGGCGTAGAGTTGACCGGTGAGGAGGACGTAACTCAGTTATCGGAGCAATTT AACAAGGTGCAGTCTCCGGGCGGCGCGGCAAGCAACCCCTTCGCGAGCGCCGCCGACCTGTTCGCGCCCGCCCCCGCCGACGCACCCTCCAAGGCCTCCGACGACCTGCTGGCTCTCGGCAACCCCTTCGCCGACATGTTCGCTG CGGCGCCGGGGGGCGGAGCGCCCGCGTGGCAGAGCAACGGTTTCGGCGCGTTCCCGgccgccgcgcccgccagcGCGTTCGTGTCCGAGGCTAACTTCACTAACGTTTTCAGTAACACCGACTCAG GACAACAACAGCCTCAGCAACAACCGGGCAAAGTGCTCACCGGCGATCTCGACTCGTCACTAGCCCAGCTCGCTAACAATCTCACCATCAACAAAACGGCCACCGCTCAGAA ACCGATGCAGTGGAGTTCCCCAAAGAATGCGTCGAAACCGGGCGCCGCCTGGAGCCCGCAGCCCATACAGGCGACCACGGGCGCCGGATACCGACCCATG CAACAACCGGCCATGGTAATGGGAATGAACTCGTCCCCCATGATGCCGATGGGAGCCATGCCCCCCATGCGGCCGGCCATCCCCCCGCAGCCCGCCAACCAGTTCAGTTAA
- the LOC124538832 gene encoding phosphatidylinositol-binding clathrin assembly protein LAP isoform X7 produces the protein MSGLNVRMAGQTINDRLLAARHSIAGQGLAKSVCKATTEEMIAPKKKHLDYLVHCTNEPNVSIPQLANLLVERTQNTNWVVVYKALITVHHLLAYGNERFTQYLASSNSTFQLSNFLDKSGVQGAAGARIGYDMSPFIRRYAKYLNEKALSYRTVAFDFCKVKRGKEEGSLRMMNAEKLLKTLPVLQAQLDALLEFDCTANDLTNGVINMCFMLLFRDLIRLFACYNDGIINLLEKYFDMNKKNCRDALDLYKKFLIRMDRVGEFLKVAENVGIDKGDIPDLTKAPSSLLDALEGHLATLEGKKGSAANTPTQTASAQKNVASVMGALSSTSTSFGNAAEQAHNGSLLIDDSLRRQALAEEEAAMNQYKNKVQSPGGAASNPFASAADLFAPAPADAPSKASDDLLALGNPFADMFAAAPGGGAPAWQSNGFGAFPAAAPASAFVSEANFTNVFSNTDSGQQQPQQQPGKVLTGDLDSSLAQLANNLTINKTATAQKPMQWSSPKNASKPGAAWSPQPIQATTGAGYRPMGPGMTLPPMPHTLPHTYHPPHFVLQQPAMVMGMNSSPMMPMGAMPPMRPAIPPQPANQFS, from the exons ACTTAGTCCACTGCACAAACGAACCGAACGTGTCAATACCGCAGCTCGCCAACCTGCTAGTGGAGCGTACACAGAACACCAATTGGGTGGTGGTTTATAAAGCATTGATCACGGTTCATCATCTACTAGCATATGGAAATGAG CGGTTCACACAATACTTAGCGTCGAGTAATTCAACGTTTCAACTAAGTAATTTCCTAGATAAAAGTGGAGTGCAAG GCGCGGCCGGGGCCCGGATCG GCTATGATATGTCGCCGTTTATCCGGCGCTATGCCAAATACCTCAACGAGAAGGCACTCTCCTATAGAACCGTTGCCTTCGACTTCTGCAAGGTGAAAAGGGG TAAGGAGGAAGGTTCCCTGCGCATGATGAACGCCGAGAAGTTACTCAAGACGCTGCCGGTGCTGCAGGCTCAGCTCGACGCCTTGCTCGAGTTCGACTGCACCGCCAACGATCTCACAAACGGTGTCATCAACATGTGCTTTATGTTGCTGTTTAGAGATCTCATCAG ATTGTTCGCTTGCTACAACGATGGTATCATCAATCTCCTGGAGAAGTACTTTGACATGAACAAAAAGAACTGTCGGGATGCTCTCGACCTCTATAAGAAATTCCTCATCAGGATGGATAGGGTCGGAGAGTTTTTGAAG GTAGCGGAAAATGTTGGTATCGACAAGGGTGATATACCAGATCTTACCAAAGCGCCCAGCAGTCTGCTCGACGCCCTAGAGGGTCATCTCGCGACCTTGGAAGGCAAGAAAGGTTCCGCTGCCAACACGCCCACACAGACTGCGAG cgCGCAGAAGAACGTGGCGAGCGTGATGGGCGCTCTGTCGTCGACGTCGACGTCGTTCGGTAACGCGGCCGAGCAGGCTCACAACGGCAGCCTGCTCATAGACGACTCGCTGCGCCGCCAGGCCCTCGCCGAGGAGGAGGCAGCAATGAACCAGTacaag AACAAGGTGCAGTCTCCGGGCGGCGCGGCAAGCAACCCCTTCGCGAGCGCCGCCGACCTGTTCGCGCCCGCCCCCGCCGACGCACCCTCCAAGGCCTCCGACGACCTGCTGGCTCTCGGCAACCCCTTCGCCGACATGTTCGCTG CGGCGCCGGGGGGCGGAGCGCCCGCGTGGCAGAGCAACGGTTTCGGCGCGTTCCCGgccgccgcgcccgccagcGCGTTCGTGTCCGAGGCTAACTTCACTAACGTTTTCAGTAACACCGACTCAG GACAACAACAGCCTCAGCAACAACCGGGCAAAGTGCTCACCGGCGATCTCGACTCGTCACTAGCCCAGCTCGCTAACAATCTCACCATCAACAAAACGGCCACCGCTCAGAA ACCGATGCAGTGGAGTTCCCCAAAGAATGCGTCGAAACCGGGCGCCGCCTGGAGCCCGCAGCCCATACAGGCGACCACGGGCGCCGGATACCGACCCATG GGTCCCGGCATGACTCTGCCACCAATGCCCCATACATTACCCCATACGTATCATCCCCCGCATTTTGTTCTG CAACAACCGGCCATGGTAATGGGAATGAACTCGTCCCCCATGATGCCGATGGGAGCCATGCCCCCCATGCGGCCGGCCATCCCCCCGCAGCCCGCCAACCAGTTCAGTTAA
- the LOC124538832 gene encoding phosphatidylinositol-binding clathrin assembly protein LAP isoform X6, with protein MSGLNVRMAGQTINDRLLAARHSIAGQGLAKSVCKATTEEMIAPKKKHLDYLVHCTNEPNVSIPQLANLLVERTQNTNWVVVYKALITVHHLLAYGNERFTQYLASSNSTFQLSNFLDKSGVQGAAGARIGYDMSPFIRRYAKYLNEKALSYRTVAFDFCKVKRGKEEGSLRMMNAEKLLKTLPVLQAQLDALLEFDCTANDLTNGVINMCFMLLFRDLIRLFACYNDGIINLLEKYFDMNKKNCRDALDLYKKFLIRMDRVGEFLKVAENVGIDKGDIPDLTKAPSSLLDALEGHLATLEGKKGSAANTPTQTASAQKNVASVMGALSSTSTSFGNAAEQAHNGSLLIDDSLRRQALAEEEAAMNQYKVQLYQGVELTGEEDVTQLSEQFNKVQSPGGAASNPFASAADLFAPAPADAPSKASDDLLALGNPFADMFAAAPGGGAPAWQSNGFGAFPAAAPASAFVSEANFTNVFSNTDSGQQQPQQQPGKVLTGDLDSSLAQLANNLTINKTATAQKPMQWSSPKNASKPGAAWSPQPIQATTGAGYRPMGPGMTLPPMPHTLPHTYHPPHFVLQQPAMVMGMNSSPMMPMGAMPPMRPAIPPQPANQFS; from the exons ACTTAGTCCACTGCACAAACGAACCGAACGTGTCAATACCGCAGCTCGCCAACCTGCTAGTGGAGCGTACACAGAACACCAATTGGGTGGTGGTTTATAAAGCATTGATCACGGTTCATCATCTACTAGCATATGGAAATGAG CGGTTCACACAATACTTAGCGTCGAGTAATTCAACGTTTCAACTAAGTAATTTCCTAGATAAAAGTGGAGTGCAAG GCGCGGCCGGGGCCCGGATCG GCTATGATATGTCGCCGTTTATCCGGCGCTATGCCAAATACCTCAACGAGAAGGCACTCTCCTATAGAACCGTTGCCTTCGACTTCTGCAAGGTGAAAAGGGG TAAGGAGGAAGGTTCCCTGCGCATGATGAACGCCGAGAAGTTACTCAAGACGCTGCCGGTGCTGCAGGCTCAGCTCGACGCCTTGCTCGAGTTCGACTGCACCGCCAACGATCTCACAAACGGTGTCATCAACATGTGCTTTATGTTGCTGTTTAGAGATCTCATCAG ATTGTTCGCTTGCTACAACGATGGTATCATCAATCTCCTGGAGAAGTACTTTGACATGAACAAAAAGAACTGTCGGGATGCTCTCGACCTCTATAAGAAATTCCTCATCAGGATGGATAGGGTCGGAGAGTTTTTGAAG GTAGCGGAAAATGTTGGTATCGACAAGGGTGATATACCAGATCTTACCAAAGCGCCCAGCAGTCTGCTCGACGCCCTAGAGGGTCATCTCGCGACCTTGGAAGGCAAGAAAGGTTCCGCTGCCAACACGCCCACACAGACTGCGAG cgCGCAGAAGAACGTGGCGAGCGTGATGGGCGCTCTGTCGTCGACGTCGACGTCGTTCGGTAACGCGGCCGAGCAGGCTCACAACGGCAGCCTGCTCATAGACGACTCGCTGCGCCGCCAGGCCCTCGCCGAGGAGGAGGCAGCAATGAACCAGTacaag GTACAATTATACCAGGGCGTAGAGTTGACCGGTGAGGAGGACGTAACTCAGTTATCGGAGCAATTT AACAAGGTGCAGTCTCCGGGCGGCGCGGCAAGCAACCCCTTCGCGAGCGCCGCCGACCTGTTCGCGCCCGCCCCCGCCGACGCACCCTCCAAGGCCTCCGACGACCTGCTGGCTCTCGGCAACCCCTTCGCCGACATGTTCGCTG CGGCGCCGGGGGGCGGAGCGCCCGCGTGGCAGAGCAACGGTTTCGGCGCGTTCCCGgccgccgcgcccgccagcGCGTTCGTGTCCGAGGCTAACTTCACTAACGTTTTCAGTAACACCGACTCAG GACAACAACAGCCTCAGCAACAACCGGGCAAAGTGCTCACCGGCGATCTCGACTCGTCACTAGCCCAGCTCGCTAACAATCTCACCATCAACAAAACGGCCACCGCTCAGAA ACCGATGCAGTGGAGTTCCCCAAAGAATGCGTCGAAACCGGGCGCCGCCTGGAGCCCGCAGCCCATACAGGCGACCACGGGCGCCGGATACCGACCCATG GGTCCCGGCATGACTCTGCCACCAATGCCCCATACATTACCCCATACGTATCATCCCCCGCATTTTGTTCTG CAACAACCGGCCATGGTAATGGGAATGAACTCGTCCCCCATGATGCCGATGGGAGCCATGCCCCCCATGCGGCCGGCCATCCCCCCGCAGCCCGCCAACCAGTTCAGTTAA
- the LOC124538832 gene encoding phosphatidylinositol-binding clathrin assembly protein LAP isoform X5: protein MSGLNVRMAGQTINDRLLAARHSIAGQGLAKSVCKATTEEMIAPKKKHLDYLVHCTNEPNVSIPQLANLLVERTQNTNWVVVYKALITVHHLLAYGNERFTQYLASSNSTFQLSNFLDKSGVQGAAGARIGYDMSPFIRRYAKYLNEKALSYRTVAFDFCKVKRGKEEGSLRMMNAEKLLKTLPVLQAQLDALLEFDCTANDLTNGVINMCFMLLFRDLIRLFACYNDGIINLLEKYFDMNKKNCRDALDLYKKFLIRMDRVGEFLKVAENVGIDKGDIPDLTKAPSSLLDALEGHLATLEGKKGSAANTPTQTASAQKNVASVMGALSSTSTSFGNAAEQAHNGSLLIDDSLRRQALAEEEAAMNQYKVQLYQGVELTGEEDVTQLSEQFNKVQSPGGAASNPFASAADLFAPAPADAPSKASDDLLALGNPFADMFAAAPGGGAPAWQSNGFGAFPAAAPASAFVSEANFTNVFSNTDSAAANPFMGMGDPTQTMTSSPARPPPPNPQPKSAFDDLEDVMRMSLGGSPAKQNQSQPITQQPQPQPQPMAAQPFGDVMSMSMSSQPMMFGSPARQPMMPMAAMGQQQPQQQPGKVLTGDLDSSLAQLANNLTINKTATAQNNNRPW from the exons ACTTAGTCCACTGCACAAACGAACCGAACGTGTCAATACCGCAGCTCGCCAACCTGCTAGTGGAGCGTACACAGAACACCAATTGGGTGGTGGTTTATAAAGCATTGATCACGGTTCATCATCTACTAGCATATGGAAATGAG CGGTTCACACAATACTTAGCGTCGAGTAATTCAACGTTTCAACTAAGTAATTTCCTAGATAAAAGTGGAGTGCAAG GCGCGGCCGGGGCCCGGATCG GCTATGATATGTCGCCGTTTATCCGGCGCTATGCCAAATACCTCAACGAGAAGGCACTCTCCTATAGAACCGTTGCCTTCGACTTCTGCAAGGTGAAAAGGGG TAAGGAGGAAGGTTCCCTGCGCATGATGAACGCCGAGAAGTTACTCAAGACGCTGCCGGTGCTGCAGGCTCAGCTCGACGCCTTGCTCGAGTTCGACTGCACCGCCAACGATCTCACAAACGGTGTCATCAACATGTGCTTTATGTTGCTGTTTAGAGATCTCATCAG ATTGTTCGCTTGCTACAACGATGGTATCATCAATCTCCTGGAGAAGTACTTTGACATGAACAAAAAGAACTGTCGGGATGCTCTCGACCTCTATAAGAAATTCCTCATCAGGATGGATAGGGTCGGAGAGTTTTTGAAG GTAGCGGAAAATGTTGGTATCGACAAGGGTGATATACCAGATCTTACCAAAGCGCCCAGCAGTCTGCTCGACGCCCTAGAGGGTCATCTCGCGACCTTGGAAGGCAAGAAAGGTTCCGCTGCCAACACGCCCACACAGACTGCGAG cgCGCAGAAGAACGTGGCGAGCGTGATGGGCGCTCTGTCGTCGACGTCGACGTCGTTCGGTAACGCGGCCGAGCAGGCTCACAACGGCAGCCTGCTCATAGACGACTCGCTGCGCCGCCAGGCCCTCGCCGAGGAGGAGGCAGCAATGAACCAGTacaag GTACAATTATACCAGGGCGTAGAGTTGACCGGTGAGGAGGACGTAACTCAGTTATCGGAGCAATTT AACAAGGTGCAGTCTCCGGGCGGCGCGGCAAGCAACCCCTTCGCGAGCGCCGCCGACCTGTTCGCGCCCGCCCCCGCCGACGCACCCTCCAAGGCCTCCGACGACCTGCTGGCTCTCGGCAACCCCTTCGCCGACATGTTCGCTG CGGCGCCGGGGGGCGGAGCGCCCGCGTGGCAGAGCAACGGTTTCGGCGCGTTCCCGgccgccgcgcccgccagcGCGTTCGTGTCCGAGGCTAACTTCACTAACGTTTTCAGTAACACCGACTCAG CCGCCGCGAACCCGTTCATGGGCATGGGGGATCCAACGCAAACGATGACCTCCTCCCCCGCCCGCCCCCCTCCCCCCAACCCGCAACCCAAGTCCGCGTTCGATGACCTCGAAGATGTGATGCGGATGTCCCTCGGAGGATCCCCGGCGAAACAGAATCAATCGCAACCGATTACGCAGCAGCCTCAGCCTCAGCCTCAGCCAATGGCGGCGCAGCCTTTCGGTGACGTCATGTCGATGTCGATGTCGTCCCAGCCGATGATGTTCGGCTCGCCAGCGCGGCAACCGATGATGCCGATGGCAGCTATGG GACAACAACAGCCTCAGCAACAACCGGGCAAAGTGCTCACCGGCGATCTCGACTCGTCACTAGCCCAGCTCGCTAACAATCTCACCATCAACAAAACGGCCACCGCTCAGAA CAACAACCGGCCATGGTAA